One genomic window of Campylobacter fetus subsp. fetus includes the following:
- a CDS encoding Mrp/NBP35 family ATP-binding protein, translated as MTNEQILEELKKVIYPGFKKSIVEFGFVKEVDPDIVVEIVSAKPEIATKVKQDIESLNLDRKIIIQTPKLEEEKSNSRSGKNIAPQIKNFVMVSSGKGGVGKSTTTLNLAISLAKQGKKVGLLDADIYGPNIPRMLGCQNEQPSVVGQRLKPILTHGIEMMSMGILIEAGQGLMWRGAMIMKAITQLLNEVMWSDLDVLFLDMPPGTGDAQITLAQSVPVTAGICVSTPQTVALDDSARSLDMFEKLHIPVAGIVENMSGFICPDNGKEYDIFGKGGTSELASQYDTEILAQIPIEPSIRVGGDSGKPVSFYEPNSVCAKRYEEAAAKLWEKIESINADGGADNSAIQPDNSGKAACH; from the coding sequence ATGACAAATGAACAAATTTTAGAAGAGTTAAAAAAAGTAATATATCCTGGATTTAAAAAAAGTATAGTTGAGTTTGGCTTTGTAAAAGAAGTTGATCCGGATATCGTAGTTGAGATAGTTTCTGCTAAGCCAGAAATCGCAACTAAAGTAAAGCAAGATATAGAATCTTTAAATTTAGATAGAAAAATTATTATTCAAACACCAAAACTAGAAGAAGAAAAAAGTAATTCTAGAAGCGGTAAAAATATAGCGCCTCAGATTAAAAATTTTGTTATGGTAAGCAGCGGTAAAGGCGGTGTAGGTAAATCAACAACAACTTTAAATTTAGCTATCTCTTTAGCTAAACAAGGTAAAAAAGTAGGACTTTTAGATGCAGATATTTATGGTCCAAATATACCTAGAATGCTTGGATGTCAAAATGAACAGCCAAGTGTAGTTGGCCAAAGATTAAAACCTATACTGACTCACGGTATAGAGATGATGAGTATGGGAATTCTTATTGAGGCTGGGCAAGGACTTATGTGGCGTGGAGCTATGATAATGAAAGCTATAACTCAGCTTCTAAATGAAGTTATGTGGAGCGATCTTGATGTTTTGTTTTTGGATATGCCTCCAGGAACGGGAGATGCGCAGATAACTTTAGCTCAAAGTGTTCCTGTAACTGCTGGAATATGCGTAAGTACTCCGCAAACCGTTGCTCTTGACGACTCAGCAAGAAGTCTTGATATGTTTGAAAAGCTTCATATACCAGTAGCGGGAATTGTTGAAAATATGAGCGGATTTATCTGCCCTGATAACGGTAAAGAGTATGATATATTTGGTAAAGGCGGAACTAGTGAGTTGGCTAGTCAGTATGATACTGAGATTTTAGCTCAGATACCTATAGAGCCATCGATAAGAGTAGGCGGAGATAGCGGAAAACCGGTAAGTTTTTATGAGCCAAACTCAGTTTGCGCAAAAAGATATGAAGAAGCAGCCGCAAAACTTTGGGAAAAAATCGAGTCCATAAATGCAGATGGTGGAGCCGATAATTCTGCTATTCAACCAGATAATAGCGGTAAAGCAGCTTGTCATTAA
- a CDS encoding ABC-F family ATP-binding cassette domain-containing protein: protein MLEVKSLTQRFGQQLLFEDVNLKFNAHNRYGLIGANGAGKSTFLKILSGETDYTSGEIVIENGKKVGVLGQDQFAFESFTLKDAVLYGNKRLYDAVKEKEKLYMSEEFSDEVNERLSELEIISAEEDPTYEYETRIEKILSSLGLYNFDKLMSEVESSDKFKVLLAQVLFPKPDILFLDEPTNNLDLDAISWLERELINHEGTLVVISHDRHFLNRVCTHILDVDFKQIREFVGNYDDWYIAANLMSRQAEMERSKLLKEKEELEKFIARFSANASKAKQATSRSKQLEKLQIGEIKTSSRRDPSILFRTNREIGNELIELSNLNKSFEDKIILKDFNFKMNKGDKVAIIGSNGVGKSTLCKIIMGELAAQSGKVHIGATIELGYFAQDSSNKITGNLKLYEWLQDAKNKDLDEIRKCLGRMLFSGLEQEKEVGSLSGGEKHRLMLSKLMLQRANVLVLDEPNNHLDLEAIIALGESLYNFSGACICVSHDRELIDAFANRILHIKGNGDIVDFKGTYEEYRLSLES, encoded by the coding sequence ATGTTGGAAGTTAAAAGTTTGACTCAGAGATTTGGTCAACAACTACTTTTTGAAGATGTAAATTTAAAGTTCAATGCGCACAACCGTTACGGACTTATCGGTGCAAACGGTGCCGGAAAATCAACATTTCTTAAAATTTTAAGTGGCGAAACTGATTATACAAGCGGTGAAATTGTTATAGAAAACGGTAAAAAAGTAGGCGTACTGGGCCAAGATCAGTTTGCTTTTGAGAGTTTTACTCTAAAAGATGCCGTACTATATGGTAATAAAAGACTTTATGATGCAGTGAAGGAAAAAGAAAAACTCTATATGAGCGAGGAATTTAGCGATGAGGTAAATGAACGTTTAAGTGAACTTGAAATTATCTCAGCTGAGGAAGATCCTACTTATGAGTATGAAACGAGGATAGAAAAGATTTTGAGTTCATTAGGACTGTATAATTTTGATAAGCTTATGAGCGAAGTGGAAAGCTCGGATAAATTTAAAGTGCTTTTGGCTCAAGTTTTATTTCCTAAGCCAGATATTTTGTTTCTTGATGAACCGACAAATAACCTTGATTTGGATGCTATTTCATGGTTGGAGCGAGAGCTTATAAACCATGAAGGAACACTTGTAGTTATCAGTCATGATAGACACTTTTTAAATAGAGTTTGTACACATATTTTAGATGTCGATTTCAAACAAATTCGTGAGTTTGTAGGTAATTACGACGATTGGTATATTGCTGCAAATTTGATGAGTCGACAAGCAGAGATGGAGCGTTCTAAGTTGCTTAAAGAAAAAGAAGAGTTGGAAAAATTTATCGCTCGTTTTAGTGCGAATGCCAGCAAGGCAAAACAAGCAACTAGTCGTTCTAAACAGCTAGAAAAGCTTCAGATAGGCGAGATAAAAACGTCAAGTAGAAGAGACCCTAGTATACTGTTTCGTACAAATCGCGAAATAGGAAATGAGCTGATAGAGCTTTCAAATTTAAATAAAAGTTTTGAAGATAAGATAATCTTAAAAGATTTTAATTTTAAAATGAATAAAGGTGATAAAGTAGCCATTATCGGAAGCAACGGTGTGGGAAAATCCACTCTTTGTAAAATCATAATGGGAGAACTTGCTGCCCAAAGCGGCAAAGTACATATTGGCGCTACTATAGAGCTTGGGTATTTTGCTCAAGATAGTTCAAATAAGATCACCGGAAATTTAAAACTATACGAGTGGCTGCAAGATGCGAAAAACAAAGATCTTGATGAGATTAGAAAATGTCTTGGCAGAATGCTTTTTAGCGGTTTAGAACAAGAAAAGGAAGTCGGTAGTTTAAGCGGTGGCGAAAAACACAGACTCATGCTTTCTAAGCTTATGTTGCAAAGGGCAAATGTATTAGTACTTGATGAACCAAATAACCATCTTGATCTTGAAGCCATTATCGCTCTTGGCGAATCACTTTATAATTTTAGTGGAGCTTGTATCTGTGTAAGCCATGATAGAGAGCTTATAGATGCATTTGCAAATAGAATTTTGCATATAAAAGGCAATGGCGATATAGTTGATTTTAAAGGGACTTATGAAGAGTATCGCTTAAGTTTAGAATCTTAA
- a CDS encoding fumarate reductase iron-sulfur subunit produces the protein MSRKIKIRAFKYNPLSKVSKPHFAEYELEETDGMTLFIALNQIREKFDPGLSFDFVCRAGICGSCGMVVNGRPQLACRTLTKDYPSGVIELMPMPAFKLLKDLSVDTGNWMNAMSKKVESWIHTNKETDISKMEEKVDPEAAQETFELDRCIECGICVASCGTALMRPDFIGAVGLNRVARFKVDPLDNRSDDDFYELVGDDNGVFGCMSLLGCEDNCPKHLPLQSKIAYMRRKLATVK, from the coding sequence ATGAGTAGGAAAATAAAAATAAGAGCATTTAAGTATAATCCGCTAAGCAAAGTCAGCAAACCGCACTTTGCTGAGTATGAGCTAGAAGAAACAGACGGTATGACGCTTTTTATCGCGCTAAACCAAATCAGAGAAAAATTTGATCCGGGTCTTAGCTTTGACTTCGTATGTCGTGCAGGTATCTGCGGAAGCTGCGGTATGGTCGTAAACGGTCGACCTCAACTTGCTTGTAGAACTCTTACAAAAGACTATCCAAGCGGCGTTATAGAGCTTATGCCTATGCCGGCATTTAAACTACTAAAAGATCTTAGCGTCGATACTGGAAACTGGATGAATGCTATGAGTAAAAAAGTAGAAAGCTGGATACACACAAACAAAGAAACCGATATCAGCAAAATGGAAGAGAAGGTTGATCCAGAAGCTGCTCAAGAAACTTTTGAACTTGATCGCTGTATAGAGTGCGGTATATGCGTAGCGAGCTGCGGAACTGCACTTATGAGACCTGATTTTATCGGTGCAGTGGGGCTTAACCGCGTAGCTAGATTTAAAGTTGATCCGCTAGACAACAGAAGCGATGATGACTTCTATGAGCTAGTAGGTGATGATAATGGCGTGTTTGGTTGTATGAGCTTACTAGGTTGTGAAGACAACTGTCCTAAGCACCTTCCACTTCAAAGCAAAATAGCATATATGAGACGCAAACTTGCAACTGTAAAATAA
- a CDS encoding fumarate reductase cytochrome b subunit, with translation MSKQIEGFLGISESGKKSRIPARLDLIQSGTGLFLGLFMWLHMLFVSTILISDNAFNTIVHLLELRFISDSPNMSYVTSFIAAGVFVIFFIHAALGMRKMPINFRQWQIYRAHTVRMKHEDTTLWWIQACTGFIMFFLASAHLIIIITNSDKLSADLSSQRVFSHFMWLFYLVLLFAVELHGSIGLYRLCVKWGWFEGNNAKESRKKLKKAKWILSVFFIVLGLLSLAAFLKIGYNNYTTGNWKTAQVFQIPSNGVRV, from the coding sequence ATGAGTAAGCAAATCGAAGGGTTTCTTGGTATAAGCGAGAGTGGCAAAAAAAGTAGAATTCCTGCCAGACTCGACCTTATCCAAAGTGGCACGGGATTATTTCTTGGGCTTTTTATGTGGTTACATATGCTTTTTGTATCTACAATACTGATTAGTGATAATGCGTTTAACACTATCGTTCACTTATTAGAGCTAAGATTTATCTCTGATTCTCCAAATATGAGCTATGTTACTAGCTTCATAGCAGCTGGTGTATTTGTTATATTTTTTATACACGCTGCACTTGGTATGAGAAAAATGCCGATAAACTTTAGACAGTGGCAAATTTATCGTGCTCATACTGTACGTATGAAACATGAAGATACGACGCTTTGGTGGATACAAGCCTGTACAGGTTTTATAATGTTCTTCCTAGCATCTGCCCACCTTATCATAATCATTACAAACTCTGACAAACTCAGTGCGGATCTTAGCTCACAAAGAGTGTTTAGTCACTTTATGTGGTTGTTTTATTTAGTACTGCTTTTTGCTGTTGAACTTCATGGAAGCATAGGTCTATATAGACTATGTGTAAAATGGGGTTGGTTTGAAGGAAACAACGCAAAAGAGTCTAGAAAAAAACTTAAAAAAGCAAAATGGATCTTAAGCGTATTTTTCATAGTCCTTGGGCTACTTAGTTTAGCAGCTTTCTTAAAAATAGGCTATAACAACTACACAACTGGAAATTGGAAAACAGCGCAAGTTTTTCAAATACCTAGCAACGGAGTAAGAGTATGA
- a CDS encoding 2,3,4,5-tetrahydropyridine-2,6-carboxylate N-succinyltransferase codes for MSIKNQDELKKFTDEIRSKSGYKDPFAFAIGRVQKGKGGKTISVNYSVVNFKENYGSAAVLTWAIEKNGLKIDFSDTEFTVPLTAPAISDALEVFDFLVPQSEGDKHRNIQNLLVLDEILNEENGSESEFVVTFIYEDAAPKSVESVYLKLYLLSLNKVEIRSINLNGAFGILPNLAWDAHSQPYELDYLRENEIWLKMKGWYPNIISVDKFPRYLSHIIPADNTRILDSAKVRMGAQLAPGTTVMPGAAYINFNSGTTGAVMVEGRVSSCVSVGEGSDVGGGASILGVLSGTNGNAISVGKKCLLGANSVTGVPLGDDCIVDAGVAILEGTKVFIDEKNRYELAKINPDFKFEKEIYKALELSGLNGLHYRQNSQNGQITASISKRAIKLNADLH; via the coding sequence ATGAGTATCAAAAATCAAGATGAGCTTAAAAAATTTACAGATGAGATTCGCTCTAAAAGTGGCTATAAAGATCCGTTTGCTTTTGCCATCGGTAGAGTACAAAAAGGCAAGGGCGGCAAGACAATAAGCGTAAATTACTCTGTTGTAAATTTCAAAGAAAATTACGGAAGTGCCGCAGTTTTAACATGGGCTATAGAAAAAAATGGTCTTAAAATAGACTTTAGCGATACCGAGTTTACTGTGCCACTTACAGCTCCTGCTATCAGCGATGCATTAGAAGTTTTTGACTTTTTAGTGCCGCAGAGCGAGGGCGATAAACATAGAAATATCCAAAATTTACTAGTTTTAGATGAAATTTTAAATGAAGAAAACGGCTCAGAAAGCGAGTTTGTAGTAACGTTTATATATGAGGATGCGGCGCCAAAAAGCGTAGAAAGTGTATATTTAAAACTGTATCTTTTATCTCTAAACAAGGTTGAAATTAGAAGTATAAATTTAAACGGTGCATTTGGAATACTTCCAAATTTAGCTTGGGACGCGCATTCTCAGCCTTATGAATTAGACTATTTAAGAGAAAATGAAATTTGGTTAAAGATGAAAGGTTGGTATCCAAATATAATAAGCGTAGATAAATTTCCTCGCTACTTAAGCCATATTATCCCGGCGGATAACACTAGGATTTTAGATAGTGCAAAAGTACGTATGGGAGCTCAGTTAGCACCAGGAACAACGGTTATGCCAGGAGCTGCGTATATAAATTTTAACTCAGGAACGACTGGAGCAGTTATGGTTGAAGGCAGGGTTAGTAGCTGCGTTAGCGTAGGTGAGGGAAGCGATGTCGGCGGCGGCGCGTCTATTTTAGGCGTGTTAAGCGGAACAAACGGAAATGCTATAAGCGTCGGTAAAAAATGTCTGCTCGGTGCAAATTCAGTTACTGGAGTACCACTTGGCGATGATTGTATAGTGGACGCCGGAGTTGCTATTTTAGAAGGAACTAAGGTATTTATAGACGAGAAAAACAGATACGAGTTGGCTAAAATAAACCCTGATTTTAAATTTGAAAAAGAAATTTATAAAGCGTTAGAGTTATCCGGTTTAAATGGGCTTCATTATCGTCAAAATAGCCAAAACGGTCAGATCACAGCAAGTATCAGCAAAAGAGCTATCAAGCTAAATGCTGACTTGCATTAA
- a CDS encoding fumarate reductase flavoprotein subunit, which translates to MNVKYYDALVIGGGLAGLRAAVAAGEKGLSTVVLSLCPVKRSHSAAAQGGMQASLGNSKMSEGDNEDVHFADTVKGSDWGCDQEVARMFVQTAPKAIRELASWGVPWTRITKGKRSAIINAQKTTIDEKDEVHGLIHSRDFGGTKKWRTCFTADATGHTMLFGVANEALKHNVEVHDRKEAIALIHENNRCYGAIVRDLVTGEITAYVAKGTLIATGGYGRIYKHTTNAVICEGIGAAIALETGVAKLGNMEAVQFHPTPIVPSGILLTEGCRGDGGLLRDVDGYRFMPDYEPEKKELASRDVVSRRIMEHIRNGKGVKSPYGEHVWLDISILGREHIEKNLRDVQEICQIFNGIDPADEGPKGWAPILPMQHYSMGGIRVKPNGESQTLKGLFSCGEAACWDMHGFNRLGGNSVAETVVSGMIVGDYFAQYCDENEIDIQTQTLEKFVNKTESYLKELLNKDGKYNVFEIKNKMKDIMWEHVAIFRTGDGLAKAVKELEELYKESTNVKLSNKELFGNPELEEAYRVPMMLKLALCVAYGALLRTESRGAHYREDYPKRDDLNWCKRTLTSWKEGDTMPTVEYEELDIMKMEMPPAFRGYGAKGNIIENPLSAKRQEEVDSLRAKLEAEGKSRHEIQEALMHYELQPKYKALNERAGIGYE; encoded by the coding sequence ATGAATGTAAAATATTATGATGCACTAGTAATCGGCGGCGGTTTAGCTGGTCTTAGAGCTGCTGTTGCAGCCGGAGAAAAAGGACTTAGTACGGTAGTTTTAAGTCTTTGTCCTGTAAAAAGAAGTCACTCGGCAGCCGCTCAAGGCGGTATGCAAGCGAGTCTTGGCAACTCAAAAATGAGTGAGGGAGACAACGAGGATGTTCACTTTGCAGATACCGTAAAAGGTAGCGACTGGGGCTGCGATCAAGAAGTTGCTAGAATGTTTGTTCAAACAGCTCCAAAAGCTATACGTGAACTTGCTAGCTGGGGAGTGCCGTGGACTAGAATCACAAAAGGCAAAAGAAGTGCTATTATAAACGCACAAAAAACAACTATTGATGAAAAAGATGAAGTTCATGGGCTTATCCATAGTCGTGATTTCGGTGGTACTAAAAAATGGAGAACATGTTTTACTGCTGACGCTACCGGACATACAATGTTATTTGGCGTTGCAAATGAAGCTTTAAAACATAATGTTGAAGTTCATGATAGAAAAGAAGCTATAGCTCTGATCCATGAAAACAACCGTTGTTATGGTGCTATAGTTCGCGATCTTGTGACAGGAGAGATAACTGCTTATGTTGCAAAAGGAACTCTTATAGCAACCGGTGGCTACGGTAGAATTTATAAACACACTACAAACGCGGTTATATGCGAAGGTATCGGTGCTGCTATCGCTCTTGAAACAGGTGTTGCAAAACTAGGAAATATGGAAGCAGTTCAGTTCCACCCGACTCCTATCGTCCCATCTGGTATCCTTTTGACTGAAGGTTGTAGAGGCGATGGCGGACTATTAAGAGATGTCGATGGATATCGCTTTATGCCTGATTACGAGCCTGAGAAAAAAGAACTTGCTAGCCGTGACGTTGTTAGCCGCCGTATAATGGAGCACATCAGAAACGGTAAAGGCGTAAAAAGCCCTTATGGTGAACACGTATGGCTAGATATCAGCATACTTGGACGTGAGCATATCGAGAAAAACTTACGTGACGTTCAAGAAATTTGCCAAATTTTCAACGGTATAGATCCTGCCGATGAAGGTCCAAAAGGCTGGGCTCCGATCCTTCCTATGCAACACTACTCTATGGGCGGTATCCGAGTAAAACCAAATGGTGAAAGTCAAACTCTAAAAGGTCTATTTAGTTGCGGTGAAGCGGCTTGCTGGGATATGCACGGATTTAACAGACTTGGCGGAAACAGCGTTGCTGAAACCGTAGTTAGCGGTATGATAGTCGGGGATTATTTTGCTCAGTATTGCGATGAAAATGAGATAGACATACAAACTCAAACATTAGAAAAATTTGTAAACAAAACAGAAAGCTACTTAAAAGAGCTTTTAAATAAAGACGGAAAATACAACGTATTTGAAATCAAAAATAAAATGAAAGATATAATGTGGGAACATGTTGCTATCTTTAGAACAGGCGACGGACTTGCAAAAGCTGTAAAAGAGCTTGAAGAGCTTTACAAAGAATCAACAAACGTAAAACTAAGCAACAAAGAGTTATTTGGCAATCCTGAGCTTGAAGAAGCTTACCGTGTTCCTATGATGCTTAAACTTGCGCTTTGCGTTGCGTACGGCGCACTTCTTAGAACTGAAAGTCGTGGTGCTCATTATAGAGAAGACTATCCAAAACGTGATGATCTTAATTGGTGTAAAAGAACTCTAACTAGTTGGAAAGAAGGCGATACTATGCCTACGGTCGAGTACGAAGAGCTTGATATCATGAAAATGGAGATGCCACCTGCATTCCGTGGATACGGTGCAAAAGGCAATATCATAGAAAATCCGTTATCGGCAAAACGTCAAGAAGAAGTAGATAGCTTAAGAGCAAAACTAGAAGCTGAGGGAAAATCAAGACATGAGATTCAAGAGGCTCTTATGCATTATGAGCTTCAACCAAAATATAAAGCATTAAATGAAAGAGCAGGAATTGGCTATGAGTAG
- the thiC gene encoding phosphomethylpyrimidine synthase ThiC — MRKDWCEARKNDPTPTQMYYAKNGVITPEMEYVAKVEMLKPEYIRQLVAEGKLIIPANINHTNQIPMAIGRAVKCKINANIGSSALASDINEEIEKLKVCLKYGADTVMDLSTGGDLDEIRRAIIANSTVPIGTVPIYQIIHDIKDLDNLTPQIMLECIEKQAKQGVSYFTIHAGFLLKFMPLVAKRKMGIVSRGGSLMASWMMKHHKENPFYEAFDEICDICAKYDASLSLGDSLRPGCLHDASDEAQMSELAVLGELTKRAWEKNVQVMVEGPGHVPFNQIEFNMKEEKRLCHDAPFYILGPLPTDIGAGYDHITSAIGGTMAAFHGASMLCYVTPKEHLGLPNAKDVRDGIISHKIAAHAADIALGRVGAIERDHAMSDARYKFDWNKQFELALDPDKARELHDESLPQDVFKEAEFCSMCGPKFCAYKISQEIAKIECSDYPKEKK; from the coding sequence ATGAGAAAAGATTGGTGCGAAGCCCGTAAAAACGACCCTACGCCAACTCAAATGTATTATGCTAAAAATGGAGTTATAACTCCTGAGATGGAGTATGTAGCAAAAGTAGAGATGCTAAAACCTGAGTATATTAGACAATTAGTTGCAGAAGGAAAACTCATTATCCCTGCTAATATAAATCATACAAATCAAATTCCAATGGCAATAGGTAGAGCCGTAAAATGTAAAATTAATGCAAATATCGGCTCAAGCGCACTTGCTAGCGATATAAACGAGGAGATAGAAAAGCTTAAAGTATGTTTAAAATACGGAGCGGATACTGTTATGGATCTAAGCACCGGCGGAGATTTAGATGAGATAAGACGCGCTATTATAGCAAACTCAACCGTGCCTATCGGAACCGTGCCTATATATCAGATAATTCATGATATAAAAGATCTTGATAATCTAACTCCTCAAATTATGCTTGAATGTATAGAAAAACAAGCTAAGCAAGGCGTTAGTTATTTTACTATCCATGCCGGATTTTTACTTAAATTTATGCCTTTAGTAGCAAAAAGAAAAATGGGGATAGTTAGTCGCGGTGGAAGTCTTATGGCTAGTTGGATGATGAAGCATCATAAAGAAAACCCATTTTACGAAGCTTTCGATGAGATATGCGATATTTGTGCTAAATATGACGCTTCGCTAAGTCTTGGAGATAGTTTAAGACCCGGCTGTTTGCATGATGCTAGCGATGAAGCTCAGATGAGTGAGCTTGCTGTTTTAGGCGAACTTACTAAACGAGCATGGGAGAAAAACGTTCAAGTTATGGTAGAAGGCCCAGGTCATGTTCCATTTAATCAGATCGAGTTTAATATGAAAGAAGAGAAACGCCTTTGTCACGACGCGCCGTTTTATATACTTGGACCGCTTCCTACTGATATCGGAGCAGGTTATGATCATATCACGAGTGCGATAGGCGGAACGATGGCTGCATTTCATGGAGCTAGTATGCTTTGTTATGTTACTCCAAAAGAGCATCTTGGATTGCCGAATGCAAAAGATGTAAGAGATGGTATAATATCACATAAAATAGCAGCTCACGCAGCAGATATTGCTCTTGGTAGAGTAGGAGCTATAGAGCGAGATCATGCTATGAGTGATGCTAGATATAAATTTGATTGGAACAAGCAGTTTGAGCTTGCTCTTGATCCTGATAAAGCAAGAGAACTTCATGATGAGAGTTTGCCTCAAGACGTATTTAAAGAAGCTGAGTTTTGCTCTATGTGTGGACCTAAGTTTTGTGCTTATAAAATTAGTCAAGAAATAGCAAAAATAGAGTGCAGTGACTATCCAAAGGAGAAAAAATGA
- a CDS encoding Y-family DNA polymerase: protein MFLHIDLDCFFVSASRTVNPDLNGKVVAVAGGNKTDIFGDFIESGVIVSASYEARRLGIGCTMHSSIARKIYPNIIILPTNFNLYKTLSNNLFKLLLDYTDEIEKYSIDEFFLNLKGTKFENDPLNFAKILQNRIKNELKLPSSIGISETKFIAKFATNLAKPSKIKIINDISEIQNYEIKMFPGVGASAENFLKSHGVIYIKDVFNAQKIFAKLGKNGLILYSRICGKSRDQIHKNRPRKSLCIARTFKEIRDRNIIEKRLMVLCRYVSFEVFMLGVNPTKFELKIKYKNNRNINASVTKHTIFTQKLLETSIKELFLKHDKTSDFAITYLSVGVGGLNEKAQMSLFDIQNKKDKAISDTLAKIRLKYGVNAIKSGGEI, encoded by the coding sequence ATGTTTTTACATATAGATTTAGACTGTTTTTTTGTTTCCGCCTCCAGGACTGTAAATCCTGATTTAAACGGTAAAGTCGTAGCAGTAGCAGGAGGAAACAAAACAGATATATTTGGTGATTTTATAGAAAGCGGAGTTATAGTAAGTGCTAGTTATGAAGCTAGAAGACTTGGTATTGGTTGTACTATGCACTCAAGCATAGCTAGAAAAATATACCCAAATATAATTATACTACCTACAAATTTTAATCTATACAAAACTCTTTCAAATAACCTTTTTAAGTTACTTTTAGACTATACGGACGAGATTGAAAAATATAGCATAGACGAATTTTTTCTAAATTTGAAAGGAACTAAATTTGAAAACGATCCATTAAATTTCGCAAAAATTCTACAAAACAGAATAAAAAACGAGCTCAAACTTCCATCTAGCATAGGTATAAGCGAAACTAAATTTATAGCTAAATTTGCAACAAATTTAGCAAAACCGTCTAAAATCAAAATTATCAACGATATTTCTGAGATACAAAACTACGAGATAAAAATGTTTCCGGGAGTTGGCGCAAGTGCTGAAAATTTCTTAAAATCTCACGGCGTCATCTATATAAAAGATGTATTTAACGCCCAAAAAATATTTGCAAAACTAGGCAAAAACGGTTTGATATTATATAGTAGAATTTGCGGAAAAAGCAGAGATCAAATTCATAAAAACCGACCGCGAAAATCACTTTGCATAGCAAGAACTTTTAAAGAGATAAGAGATAGAAATATCATAGAAAAAAGACTAATGGTGCTTTGCAGATATGTTAGTTTTGAAGTATTTATGCTAGGTGTAAATCCGACTAAATTTGAACTCAAAATCAAATATAAAAACAACCGAAACATAAATGCAAGCGTTACAAAGCACACTATTTTCACGCAAAAACTCTTAGAAACAAGTATAAAAGAGTTATTTCTCAAGCATGATAAAACAAGTGATTTTGCTATAACATATCTTAGTGTCGGGGTAGGAGGTTTAAACGAAAAAGCGCAAATGTCTCTTTTTGATATTCAAAATAAAAAAGATAAAGCCATAAGCGATACTCTAGCAAAAATTCGGCTAAAGTACGGAGTAAATGCGATCAAAAGCGGTGGTGAGATTTAA
- the lgt gene encoding prolipoprotein diacylglyceryl transferase — protein MNNLSSWNLIYQNMNPVAFEIFGLSVHWYGIMYVLALIVALMAAKYFAKKDKLNISDSLLDNYFFWVEIGVILGARIGYILIYDPNSSYYLFKPWEIFNPFHNGEFVGIRGMSYHGAVVGFIIATLLFCKKKRQNIWMLLDLVAISVPLGYVFGRIGNFLNQELFGRVTDEPWGIMVAGQLRHPSQLYEAFLEGAIVFAILYFYRKFKKFDGELIAMYAMLYTVARFISEFYREPDFGIGFVAFGMSMGQILSIFMFVFGLVVYLNLKLKRVKTEK, from the coding sequence TTGAATAATTTAAGTAGCTGGAATTTAATCTATCAAAATATGAATCCAGTGGCATTTGAGATATTTGGTCTAAGTGTTCATTGGTATGGCATAATGTACGTTTTAGCTCTCATAGTAGCTCTAATGGCAGCCAAATATTTTGCAAAAAAAGATAAATTAAATATATCAGACTCGCTTCTTGATAATTACTTCTTCTGGGTGGAAATAGGCGTGATACTAGGCGCGAGAATCGGATATATCTTAATTTATGATCCAAACAGCAGCTACTATCTATTTAAACCGTGGGAAATTTTTAATCCATTTCATAATGGCGAGTTTGTAGGAATTCGCGGTATGAGTTATCATGGAGCAGTTGTCGGATTTATCATAGCTACGCTATTATTTTGTAAAAAAAAGAGACAAAACATTTGGATGCTGCTAGATCTTGTGGCTATTTCTGTACCTTTAGGATATGTTTTTGGTCGAATAGGCAACTTTTTAAATCAAGAGTTATTCGGAAGAGTTACGGATGAACCGTGGGGGATAATGGTAGCTGGACAGTTAAGACATCCAAGTCAACTTTATGAAGCATTTTTAGAAGGCGCCATAGTATTTGCTATACTCTATTTTTATAGAAAATTTAAGAAATTTGACGGTGAATTGATAGCTATGTATGCGATGCTTTACACTGTTGCTAGATTTATTAGCGAATTTTATAGAGAACCGGATTTTGGTATAGGATTTGTTGCTTTTGGTATGAGTATGGGTCAAATTTTATCGATTTTTATGTTTGTATTTGGTCTTGTGGTATATTTAAATTTGAAATTAAAAAGAGTAAAAACTGAAAAATAA